The DNA sequence AATGTTCAGAGCTATTTTGTTGGGTCTGTTATTAATTTCATTAAAAGACAAAATTAAAATTGGCAAATGGAGTTTGGGAAATCCGGGTGTTTTAATTATCGGAATTTTGTTTGGACTTGTACATGCACTTCATTTTAAAAGTACTATTGAATTCGATATATATGTTTTCATCTGTACCTTTTTGTCCGGTTATATTTGGAGTTGGATAACAGTTGAAAGTAAAAGTATCTTACTACCCGTTATCTCCCACAATCTGACCAATTTTTTGCAGAATTTACTAAGGATGGTGAAATGAAAAAGTATCGGTCTACTATATTAGCGTAAAGTAGTGCTATTCGTAGTAGAAAAAAACAATTACATTTGAAATAAAAATATGGCATTCAAACATCTTTTCAAAGCAACGGCAAAATGGACATCAAAACAAAATCCGGAATTAACTTCCCGATTTTACAGCAAAAGCCATACAATTTCATTGGAAGGAAAACCGATTTTAGAGGTGTCGGCAGCAAAAGCTTTCAAGGGTGATCCGTCCTTATACAATCCCGAAGATTTACTGTTGAGTAGTTTGGTTTCCTGCCATATGATGTCTTACCTGTATGTCTGCTCCCAAAACGGAATTGAAGTTTTAGCATATTCCGACAATGCCGAAGCAACGCTAGAAGTAAATCCTGATGGCAGTGGTCGTTTTACAGAAGTTCGTTTAAATCCAAAAGTAACGATTGCCAATTCAGATAAAGTTGAAGTAGCGGTTGCATTGCACAAAAAAGCCAACCAATTGTGTTTTATTGCCAATTCCTGCAATTTTCCGGTTGTGCATCATGCAAGTTGTGAGGTAATTTAAAAAGAGCGAACACTTCTCTAAAAAATATTTTAGAAAACAATTAAAAACGGAATTATTGTAAAAAATAAGGTCCCGGTTTTTGCTGTTCGTACTGCTTTGAAAAATAAAACAAACCAATCGCTACTCAGGCGATTGTTTTGTTTTATAGCGGTTTATTGCCTAAAAAGACTTTCACAGTATTCAGAAATAAAAAATACTCACAGGTTATTTTTTTTAAAATACAGGAATTGATTCCGTCAAGACGTCAAATTATTCTTACTACGTTTAAAGTATCAAAAACAAAGAGGCATATTTTTTATTGTCATTATACTTATTTAGTCTAAATAAGATATGTTTGTAGATATTTTTAATTTTATGAAAGAGGAATATCTAAACATCAATGCTAAAAACTTTCCGGAATTATATGATCAGTATTGGAATGAGCTATTTTGTTTTTCCCGACATCATACAGGTGACGAAGAAGCAGCAAAAGAAATCGTTCAGCAGATTTTTATCAGTATTTGGGAAAGGCGCGAAAAACTGCAAATTCAAACTTCAATTAGAGCCTACCTCTATGGGGCAACAAAGCTCAAGATATTAGAGTATCACCGGAAGCAGGCTACCAAAAAAGAATACGAGAGTGCTCATCTTACAGAGAACAACACCGTTTCTAACAATACCGAAGAACATATGCTGCATAAGGATTTGCTTCGGGAATTACAGGCTGCTATAAATGGGCTTCCGGAACGCTGTCGACAGGTATATCTAATGAGCAGAGAAGAGGGAATGGACAATCGTTCTATAGCCGCTTCGCTTGTCATTACAGAAAAAGCCGTTGAAGGAAACATTACAAGAGCGCTCAGACATATTCGTGACCATTTAAAAATTTTTCGCAGTTCGCTTATTTTTTTTACAACTCTATGTAGGGTTAGTGAAGACTTGTGCAACTACATAATTATATAACAAAGCCAATATCGTGTTTATTACATCAGATTTATTAGAAAAATATGCGAAGAATGAATGCAATGCTGCCGAAAAGGCGAGTGTTGAGCATTGGTTACGTGTTATAGATTTAGAGAATGAGATCATAGTATCTCCACAAAGATTGGGAGTAAAAGAAGAAATCTGGAACTCAATCGCTGCAAAAACGATTAATGTAAAACCAAAAATGCCAAACAGATTTCTTTATACGGCATTGACTACTGCCGCATGTGTGGTATTCGGAATTATAAGTTTACACTATTACAATTCATCCACATTTGGTTCTCAGATTTTGGTTAACAATATCCACGGACAGCAAATCAAAAGAATCAACATAGGTAATTTATCTTTTTTGGTTGAACCGGGAAGTCAGTGTAACATTTCAACAGATTTTTTGGGTCAGGCTAATGATATCAAGTTCTGTGGCGCCGTTTCGGTTACCAGTGATTCAGCAGCGGTAAGAGAGTTTAATATTGGAACAGGGACTTCAGATTGTACCGATATTTATCAGGACAGGGTAAAATTACGTAAAGGACAAACTTATCTGGCCATGACGGATGATGAATATAATGTAATAACCGCAACCAAAGAAGAGATTGCAGAAGGGCTGCCAAGAGTCTTTAGTGCTAGGTTGTCGGAGCGGTTTGATTTATAAAGAATGATTAGTAAATAGAGTACATACGAGAAACGACATAACTAAAGGGAGTAAGATCTGAAAGTTATGGGTTTAGCGAACAAATAATGAACAATGCAATTTAAAAGATTTTTTTTAACGATCCTTTTTGCGGTCGTATATTCTACAGTTTATGCTCAAAATGACAGTAATACCAGTCTTACGGGGTATGTACTGGGTGACGATAGTCAGCCTCTGGTGGGCGCTGCAATACAACTGCAAAAAACGGCTACCATAGTGCATAGTAATCATTCAGGGAAATTCGTTTTTGAGAATATGGCACCCGGAAAATATGGGTTGATTGTATCGATGAACGAATATCAATCTCAGGAAATCGCTGTTGTTGTTAAGAAGAATTTAAAAGAGAAAATTGTTGTTACATTAAGTTCCAATTCGGTTGCACTAAATTCGGTTGATCTCTTTACTAAAACAGTCGAAACCAAAGTCAGGGAACAACCGTTTGCTGTCTCTGTTATTAATACAAAGAAACTGGCAGAACGCGATGTAGATTTAAACCGTCTGATGGACGGAACGTCCGGGATTCGTGTACAGGAAACAGGAGGTATGGGTTCTGAATTTAACTATTCGATTAACGGATTGTCGGGCAAGGCAGTAAAGATTTTTATAGATGGAATTCCTATGGAAAGCTTTGGATCATCCTTTAGTATCAACAATTTTGCAATTAATACGATCGACAGAATCGAAGTTTACAAAGGAGTTACACCCGTTGCTCTTGGTGCCGATGCACTTGGCGGTTCTATAAATCTTGTGAGCCGTACCCGTCTTAAAAATTATCTGGATCTCTCGCAGACAATAGGCACTTTTAATACGTATCGCACCGCATTATCAGGAAAATGGAGAGCTAAATCCGGTTTTACGGTACAAACCAATTCTTTTTATAATTACTCCGATAATAACTACCAAGTATGGGGACCAACAGTTGAGGTTGCAGAGGCAGACGGTAGAGTAGTTCCCGGTTATCCAAGATTTAGAAGGTTTAATGACGATTATAAATCATATACCATAAAAACAGATGTTGGATTTACCAACGTCAAGTGGGCAGATGTTTTTTTATTTGGATTGACTTTGTCAGATCAGGATCGGGGCATACAGACCGGGAGAACGATGGCCTATGTGTATGGAGATGTACGATATAAGGAGAAATTTGTGATGCCTTCTGTAAGATATTCTAAGAAAGGATTTTTGTTCTCCAATTTGAATGTTGATTTATATGCTTCTATAAATAAATTAAGAGGTACTACAACAGATACAAGCTCGTACAAATACAATTGGAGAGGAGAGCCAACAGGAACGGTAGCAAATGGAGAACTGGGTGGACATAAAGCATCAAAATCAATATATTCTTTTCAGGATAATACCAGGTTGGCGAGAGTAAATTTTGCGTACCAAATTAAGTCCAATCAACAGGTTAATTTTAATTATGTTTTCAGCGGTATTTCAAGAAAAGGCAGCGATGCAATTGCTACAGCAGAATGGACAATACCGTTTAGAAATCCTCAGGACCTGAACAAACATATTGCAGGTTTGTCTTATGAAATTACTTCTTTTAATGACCGATGGTCAAATGTTTTCTTTGCGAAGTATTTTGCCTACAATGCCAATACAGTTGATTATGACTACAAGAACGGTGCTTCTCAGGAATTGATTTATCTCAACACCAAAGATAATGTATCCACTTTTGGTTATGCGTCTAAATTATTGCTTCCAAACGAATATACTGTAAAGGTTTCTGTAGAGAATGCAGCAAGGCTACCGGAAGCGGCTGAACTTTTGGGTAATGGAAACACTATTTTAAACGCACCTGATTTACAGCCTGAAAGAAGTTTTAATGCCAATGCCTCCCTTCAAAAAACGATAGATAGTGATACACAGCATTTGAACTTGGGTTTTAACCTGTTTTTCCGAAATACAAAAAATTTGATTTGGCTGGCTGAAGGTGATTTGTTTGGAACAGCCCGTTATGAAAATTTAGGAAAAATACAAACACTTGGAGTTGAATTCGAAGCAAACTATGCCCGTCAGCAATGGTTTGAGTTGGCATTCAATTTTACCTATCAGGATATTAGAAACATGCAGCGTTTTGAAACAAATGGTGCGCGAAATTATGTTTATCAGGACAGATTGCGTAATACACCTTATTTAATGGGAAATGCTGAGGTTAGATTGTTCCTGGATCATTTATTTCAAATGAAACACAAAATTTCATTTTTTGCCAGTACCCATTATGTACATCAATATTATTTGGGTTGGCCAAGTTTGGGAGCTCCTCCTGATAAGCTGTACGTTCCTACACAATTTGTACAGGATGCAGGTCTGGGGTATACTTTTGGAGAGGGCCGTTATAGCCTAAATGCAGTCTGTCGTAACCTCTTTGACAAACAGGTTTATGATAATTACTTACTGCAAAAACCAGGTAGATTTTTCAGTCTGAAACTAAGATATCTTTTACAATAATCAATTAAATAAATTTAAACTATATGAAAATGAAAACGCTCATTAAAAAATCATCCCTTCTTTTCTTTTCTGCTCTTTTACTATCGGCAGTCACCTCTTGCAGTTCAAAATCAGATGAGGTTGAAGTACAAAGTGCTCAGCATTTCACGGTGGCAAGCTGGACTCAGGAATTACAATATTTGGCTTCTGTGCCTACACTAACAGAAGGATCTCTGACTTTTAAAGGAAAAGGACTGGAAGCTAACGGCTCCCGATATATTTGGCACAAACAATATGTCTATTTGATGAATCTTCCGTTAAAGAAATTCATTCAATATGAAATGGGTAAAGACGGTAGTTTAAAAGAAAAAGCCGCTATACTTACAGATGGTGTAGTGCCAAATTATTTTCAATCGCTAAATATTGTTGATGATAATACCATGTTGGTTTTCGGAGGATTAGATGTTAATAATGGTACAGTAGGCTGGGCAAGAATCAAACTAAACGAGTTTGTAATCGAGGCAAAAGGAACTATTGCAGTACCTTATGATGCAGCAAACTCAGGCGTTCAGTTTTCTGTTGGAAAAGCGTTTGTAGACAATGGTAAACTTGTTCTGGGAGGTTATTTCTACGATAATATAGGAAAAACATACGCAGTTGACGGTGTAAGAGCTTTGGTTTACGATTATCCGGCGATGACCAATATGAAAGTGATTAAAAGTACCGCTACAGAAGGTGGAGTTGGTTACGATTACTTGCACTCCTTAGATAAAGATGAAGAAGGAAATCATTATTTCGTAGCCAGTGCCGGTAAATTCTGGACAGGAATAGGGGGAAAATCAGGTGTTGTACGAATTAAAAAAGGTACAGCAGAATTTGATAAAGACTTTTTTATAGATGTAACGACACCACTAGGAAAACAAGCCTGCTTGATGGGTATAAACTATGTAGGTAATGGTATTGCAATTGGTACGATACAATACGAAGAATTAATGACTTCGGTAAGAGACCGTTTAAAAAATGTAGGTCAGTTAGTAAAGATTGATTTGAAAAATAAAACAGTTTCGCTGATCAACACCCCGTTAAGTCCGGTTGCTATGGTGCGCTCACCATTGGTACTTAATGGAAAGTATTACACAGCAATTACTCCTGTTGACGCTCCGGCTGCAGCTGCCATCTACGAAGTAGACCCTGCAACGGGAACATTCAAAAAAGGTCTTTCTCTAGACGGAGGAGGTTCTGTTAATGTTCAATTAATAGCGCCCCACCCAACTAAATAATAAAACACTTAAAAGCTCCCACCCGGGAGCTTTTTATTTTTTAAAGGAGTTCGTGTACTTCAGATGTGCCGCAATGTCTCTTTTCCCACTCTTGACCATCAAAATAAAGAGATTCGTGTTTCTAAAATTTTGGAATTTGGAATTTCAAAATTTGGAATTTTTTAAATTTTATCCCTGTAGTCTTTTATCAAAATGTAAATAGAAAAAACAAAGACAATACTATAAAGAATGGCCAGACCATTGTGTTCAAATTTTAATTTTTCAAAGTCGAACTGCTTATACAAAGTACTTCCCAGAATAATTGCTACAATTAAAAAAATAAAGTTTAGTGATTTTTTATTCTTCATGTTTTATTGGTTTAGGAGGATTTCAATTAAAAGGGTTACTATAAAGGAAGGAAAGATAGAAGCGATCATTCCTAACTTGAGTTGCTTGTAAATTTAGAAAAAAACAGTAAAATCAGGAAGTAATACAATAATAATTAATAAATAATCAACTGATGCAGAATGTTTTAAGTTGATTTCAAATACAAATCCTAAAACCAAAGCTGACAGGTTTCAAAAACCTGTCAGCTTTAATTCGCAAAAATGAATGAACAATTTTTATTTCTCCACAACTTTTGCATCTAATCCGTTTCTCTTAGATTGGAATTTAATTCATTTAATAACGATTGAATAGCGAGTTAAGACAAAGAAACCCGTTTAACTTTGTTAAGATAGAGGAATGTTTAAATAAGTATATTGAAAGTAACCACATAATTCCTGATAAAAAACATGTGATTTTAAAAATATTGAGATTAATAATTTATTAATGGAAATGAATAAAGAGTAAGCACATGCTGAGAACAGGTAGCTTACTCTTTATTTATTTAGTAATTTAAATTCTTAATTAGGGATTTTAAATTAGCTTATCCATGCTTTTAAATTGTTTTCCGTGTTGATATTATATTCAATAATAATTCTATCGTATAAGGCTGGGTCTTCTTGATATCCTTTCGTTTTAAAATGAGTAATTGAATTGTTTACCTCTGAAAAATAAACTGTATATTGATGCTTTATTTTATTTAATGCAATAATGTTGTTTCTTATGTGTAATTCTCTTTCTTCACTCAAATGTTGTATTTTCTGAAAGAGCTTGTTTTCAAAATCTTCTAATAATAGTGATATCATACGGTTTAGTTAAGTTATTGATATTCGGTTACTTTTTTTTATAATAAATTAGTGAAGCTTTAAAAGTAAAATCAATGAGAGTTATTTTACTAAAAAGAACAGTTTAAACAAATTTAAGATTAATAAATCATTAAATAAAAGTTAGCCACCCATTTAATTACCCTAAAAATAAAAAACCTCTGAAAATCAATTGATTTCAGAGGTTTTAAGTACCCGGAGCCGTTTTGCAACCCTCTTAATTTGTAAGAATTGTTAAAATCAATAAAAAGGGTTTAAAGTCATTGTAGTTAAGGCTTAATATGGTTTTGTCTTATATAATTAATTAGATTGAATTAAATAAAATTAAGATAAAGTAATATGTTTTCGGCAATATTTCGGCAAAACACTATCTTCGTGTGATATTATTTATACTATGAAAATTCGATATTTTGTTATAAAAGGTAAATCTGAGTTATCCAGCATTTATGTTAGGTTTTGGGATAGCAATAGAATAGACCAAAAATCACGTACGGGACTAACTGTAAAATTTAGCGAGTGGAGCGAAACTAAAGAACAAGTAAAAATTAGTGTTTCAACTCCTCAAAAAGATTTCATTAACAGCAAACTTCGTAATTTAGAAAATTATCTTTTAGAAGAGTACAATATCGACTACAATACCCAGCAGAATATAAATAGTGTTTGGCTAAAAGAGAAAATAAAAAAATTCTTTGGACGAGCTGATAAAGATGAACTTTACAAAATCTATTTTACGGATTGGGTAAAAAAGTTCATTGACGATTCACCACAAAGGCTTTATAAGGGCAATCCTATTTCTCCAAGAACAATCCAACATCATACAACTGCAAAAAATAAACTTATCAATTACGAAAGGCATTCTAGAAAAAGACTTCGTTTTCAAGATATAAATTTAGAGTTTTATAGGGATTTTTTATTTTACTGCCGAAATTTTGAAAAATTAAACGATAATACTTTTGGAACACAAATTGCAATTTTAAAAACATGGTGCAAGAACATAGAAATTGAGGGATTATCAATAAGCCAAGAGTACAAACACTCAGAATTTAGAGTACTTACAAGTCTGACAAAAGATGTTTATCTCACAGAAAAGGAAATAAATGCAGTCTGTTGTTATGACTTTAGTTACTCTGAACGATTGGATAATGTGAGGGATAATTTTATTTTTGGGTTGCGTACAGGATTAAGAATTTCAGATTTTTTAAAATTAGAAAAATTCAATTTTATAGGGGATTTCATAGAGATTATTACCCAAAAAACTGCTCACCCTGTTGTTATACCAATGCACCAGCAAATTAAAGCCATTTTAGAAAAGCGAAAGGGTAATTTACCAGCCCAAATTTCTGACCAAAAATTTAACGAATATGTAAAGGAAGTTTGTAAAGTTGTTGGTTTCACTGAAATGATTGAAGGTGCAAAAATGGTCAATAAAAAAGAGGAAAAGGGCTTTTTTCCTGATGAGGCTATTCTATCAAAAAACAAGAATCGTAAAGAGACCGGGAGATATCCCAAATACGAACTTATAACCTCGCATACTTGCCGTCGTTCTTTTGCGTCTAATTTGTACGGAAAACTGCCAAATATGACAATCATGGCTATAACTGGACATAAGACAGAGACACAATTTTTAAAATACATAAAAATTACTCCGAGAGAAAACGCCGAAAAATTAAAAGAGCATTGGGAAAATGAAAACAATTCCTGATAAAGTAACAAAAGCGTTCCTGTTTGAAGCGTACAGCGACCAATTGCCTGAGAAAGTAATTAGAGAGACAATCAACTATTTTATTAAGCTGTTAGGGGGTAATATTAGAAAGAGAATAGTTTCAGATACGGTTTTTATTTCCTTTATAAAGATTTTTGGTATCCCGAATGGCTATCAAGCTTCAATGCAATTAAAAGCAAAATGTGAAAAAACAGGAGTTTCCCGTCTTTAAATGTTAAAATTTACTCGTAGACTTCCTTAAGCTAAGCTATCCTATCTTAACCTATGCGATCCTCTGCAATCCTTATACGCTTAACTTAATCTAACTTAAGTTTGTCATAACAATCAAAAAAACGATTAAGTTATGACAAATGTCCTTCAATTAGAGAACACAAATGCACAAGATTTCAAAAACGAAATTTTAGCACTTATGGAAAACGTACTAAATAGATTTTCCAGTAATTTACAAAATCCAGATAACGAAAAACTCTTAACTAGAGAGGAAACAGCTAAAATGTTATCTGTTTCGCTTGTAACCTTGTGGGACTGGACTCGAAAAGACCTTATTCCCGCTTACCGCATCGGCAACAAAGTTCGCTACAAAAAAAGTGAAGTTTTTGAAGCGTTACAGAAAATGAATAAATTTCAAGCTTAATCTCTTTTAATTGAAATTTATTTGTACGTTTGTTGCGCAAACATATCTCGGGGAGCAATCTCCAAAAAATCTTATCGACAATAACGAAGTGCCCTATGGGTCTCAACTGCGAAAGCGTTGTTAATCTATTCCTCGGAATATGTTTGCAACTCTAAGGGGTGCTTCGCCTATAAAAAACTTTTTTCTTATGCAAACAGAAAAAACACCACACCAGTTACTACAGGAGAACTACGATTTTTTAACAAAGAGCTACGAAACAGTACGCTGGTTAAAAAGCGTTTACGAGCAAAAAACGAAAATTCAAATCATTGAAATTGAATTGCTAAAAAAAGGAGTAAGATCCGAGCCTGCAATTGCATTTATAGATTTTAAAAAAGCTGAAGTGTTAATGAAACCAAACTTTTTTGAACTACAAATGCTTAATTAAGATGAAGGCTGCACAAAGAATCGCTTTATTACAAAAATCTTTAGACTCGAAGAGGGAACTTGTTACGGTAATGAGAAGGAGAATAGAATATCTCGAGAGCATAATAGAACTTCCAAAAACTTATACGGTTACAAAAAAGAAATTAATCCAATTATATCCGGACAAGGTTAAATCAAAGTAAAAGCTTTGCAAAGGCTTTGCAACTCAC is a window from the Flavobacterium cupriresistens genome containing:
- a CDS encoding OsmC family protein yields the protein MAFKHLFKATAKWTSKQNPELTSRFYSKSHTISLEGKPILEVSAAKAFKGDPSLYNPEDLLLSSLVSCHMMSYLYVCSQNGIEVLAYSDNAEATLEVNPDGSGRFTEVRLNPKVTIANSDKVEVAVALHKKANQLCFIANSCNFPVVHHASCEVI
- a CDS encoding RNA polymerase sigma-70 factor gives rise to the protein MFVDIFNFMKEEYLNINAKNFPELYDQYWNELFCFSRHHTGDEEAAKEIVQQIFISIWERREKLQIQTSIRAYLYGATKLKILEYHRKQATKKEYESAHLTENNTVSNNTEEHMLHKDLLRELQAAINGLPERCRQVYLMSREEGMDNRSIAASLVITEKAVEGNITRALRHIRDHLKIFRSSLIFFTTLCRVSEDLCNYIII
- a CDS encoding TonB-dependent receptor; translation: MQFKRFFLTILFAVVYSTVYAQNDSNTSLTGYVLGDDSQPLVGAAIQLQKTATIVHSNHSGKFVFENMAPGKYGLIVSMNEYQSQEIAVVVKKNLKEKIVVTLSSNSVALNSVDLFTKTVETKVREQPFAVSVINTKKLAERDVDLNRLMDGTSGIRVQETGGMGSEFNYSINGLSGKAVKIFIDGIPMESFGSSFSINNFAINTIDRIEVYKGVTPVALGADALGGSINLVSRTRLKNYLDLSQTIGTFNTYRTALSGKWRAKSGFTVQTNSFYNYSDNNYQVWGPTVEVAEADGRVVPGYPRFRRFNDDYKSYTIKTDVGFTNVKWADVFLFGLTLSDQDRGIQTGRTMAYVYGDVRYKEKFVMPSVRYSKKGFLFSNLNVDLYASINKLRGTTTDTSSYKYNWRGEPTGTVANGELGGHKASKSIYSFQDNTRLARVNFAYQIKSNQQVNFNYVFSGISRKGSDAIATAEWTIPFRNPQDLNKHIAGLSYEITSFNDRWSNVFFAKYFAYNANTVDYDYKNGASQELIYLNTKDNVSTFGYASKLLLPNEYTVKVSVENAARLPEAAELLGNGNTILNAPDLQPERSFNANASLQKTIDSDTQHLNLGFNLFFRNTKNLIWLAEGDLFGTARYENLGKIQTLGVEFEANYARQQWFELAFNFTYQDIRNMQRFETNGARNYVYQDRLRNTPYLMGNAEVRLFLDHLFQMKHKISFFASTHYVHQYYLGWPSLGAPPDKLYVPTQFVQDAGLGYTFGEGRYSLNAVCRNLFDKQVYDNYLLQKPGRFFSLKLRYLLQ
- a CDS encoding DUF4374 domain-containing protein, which encodes MKTLIKKSSLLFFSALLLSAVTSCSSKSDEVEVQSAQHFTVASWTQELQYLASVPTLTEGSLTFKGKGLEANGSRYIWHKQYVYLMNLPLKKFIQYEMGKDGSLKEKAAILTDGVVPNYFQSLNIVDDNTMLVFGGLDVNNGTVGWARIKLNEFVIEAKGTIAVPYDAANSGVQFSVGKAFVDNGKLVLGGYFYDNIGKTYAVDGVRALVYDYPAMTNMKVIKSTATEGGVGYDYLHSLDKDEEGNHYFVASAGKFWTGIGGKSGVVRIKKGTAEFDKDFFIDVTTPLGKQACLMGINYVGNGIAIGTIQYEELMTSVRDRLKNVGQLVKIDLKNKTVSLINTPLSPVAMVRSPLVLNGKYYTAITPVDAPAAAAIYEVDPATGTFKKGLSLDGGGSVNVQLIAPHPTK
- a CDS encoding phage integrase SAM-like domain-containing protein; the protein is MKIRYFVIKGKSELSSIYVRFWDSNRIDQKSRTGLTVKFSEWSETKEQVKISVSTPQKDFINSKLRNLENYLLEEYNIDYNTQQNINSVWLKEKIKKFFGRADKDELYKIYFTDWVKKFIDDSPQRLYKGNPISPRTIQHHTTAKNKLINYERHSRKRLRFQDINLEFYRDFLFYCRNFEKLNDNTFGTQIAILKTWCKNIEIEGLSISQEYKHSEFRVLTSLTKDVYLTEKEINAVCCYDFSYSERLDNVRDNFIFGLRTGLRISDFLKLEKFNFIGDFIEIITQKTAHPVVIPMHQQIKAILEKRKGNLPAQISDQKFNEYVKEVCKVVGFTEMIEGAKMVNKKEEKGFFPDEAILSKNKNRKETGRYPKYELITSHTCRRSFASNLYGKLPNMTIMAITGHKTETQFLKYIKITPRENAEKLKEHWENENNS
- a CDS encoding helix-turn-helix domain-containing protein, which codes for MENVLNRFSSNLQNPDNEKLLTREETAKMLSVSLVTLWDWTRKDLIPAYRIGNKVRYKKSEVFEALQKMNKFQA